One segment of Amycolatopsis alba DSM 44262 DNA contains the following:
- a CDS encoding APC family permease, whose product MSSSPRPGLERKIGPLQATAINMTQMCGIGPFVTIPAMVATLGGPQAMFGWLIGAVIALADGLIWAELGAALPGAGGTYVYLREAFGVRTGRLMPFLFAWSAVLFIPLIMSTGIIGLVQYLGYLIPGVADDGGTTGLGKIIGLGVIALIVLALFRKIGEIGKLTTVLFAIMLFAVLSVIVAAFTHFDGAQAFAFTPGAFSFGGGAFWAGLGAGLIIAIYDYLGYNTSAYLGGEVRDPGRTLPRSIIFSILGIMSLYFLLQLGVLGSIPLEELKTATSVASTVLEQAWGTGTAKVITVFIVIAAVGSVFAGLLGGSRVPFEAARDKVFLPVFAKLHPKLNLPTAGVLTMGAIAAIGSLFTLTAVINAAVTVLVLVQSLAQVAAIVVLRRRRPELRRPYRQWLYPIPTIIALLGWVYIYFSATLLSIGLSVGWIVLGVAAFLAYAKAEHVWPFGPKGIQESFAGAEEGNGK is encoded by the coding sequence TTGAGTTCATCCCCGCGGCCGGGGCTCGAGCGGAAGATCGGGCCGCTCCAGGCGACCGCCATCAACATGACCCAGATGTGCGGGATCGGCCCGTTCGTCACCATCCCCGCGATGGTGGCGACCCTCGGCGGCCCGCAGGCCATGTTCGGCTGGCTCATCGGCGCGGTCATCGCGCTGGCCGACGGCCTGATCTGGGCCGAGCTCGGTGCCGCCCTCCCCGGCGCCGGCGGCACCTACGTCTACCTGCGCGAAGCGTTCGGCGTCCGGACCGGCAGGCTCATGCCGTTCCTGTTCGCCTGGAGCGCGGTGCTGTTCATCCCGCTGATCATGTCCACCGGCATCATCGGCCTCGTCCAGTACCTCGGGTACCTGATCCCCGGTGTCGCCGACGACGGCGGGACGACCGGGCTCGGCAAGATCATCGGGCTCGGTGTCATCGCACTGATCGTGCTGGCGCTGTTCCGCAAGATCGGCGAGATCGGGAAGCTGACCACCGTCCTGTTCGCGATCATGCTGTTCGCGGTGCTTTCGGTGATCGTCGCGGCCTTCACGCACTTCGACGGCGCGCAGGCGTTCGCCTTCACTCCGGGCGCGTTCTCCTTCGGCGGCGGCGCGTTCTGGGCCGGGCTCGGCGCGGGCCTGATCATCGCGATCTACGACTACCTCGGCTACAACACCAGCGCCTACCTCGGCGGCGAGGTGCGTGACCCCGGCCGGACGCTGCCGCGGTCGATCATCTTCTCGATCCTCGGCATCATGAGCCTGTACTTCCTGCTGCAGCTCGGTGTGCTCGGCTCGATCCCGCTGGAGGAGCTGAAGACCGCCACGTCGGTCGCCTCCACCGTGCTGGAACAGGCGTGGGGCACGGGGACGGCCAAGGTCATCACCGTGTTCATCGTGATCGCCGCGGTCGGCTCGGTGTTCGCCGGACTGCTCGGGGGTTCGCGGGTCCCGTTCGAGGCCGCGCGCGACAAGGTGTTCCTGCCGGTGTTCGCCAAACTGCACCCGAAACTGAACCTGCCGACCGCCGGGGTGCTGACGATGGGCGCCATCGCCGCGATCGGCTCGCTGTTCACCCTCACCGCGGTGATCAACGCGGCGGTGACGGTGCTGGTGCTCGTCCAGTCACTCGCCCAGGTCGCGGCGATCGTGGTGCTGCGGCGACGGCGCCCGGAACTGCGGCGGCCGTACCGGCAGTGGCTCTACCCGATCCCGACGATCATCGCGCTGCTCGGCTGGGTCTACATCTACTTCTCCGCCACCTTGCTCTCGATCGGGCTTTCGGTGGGATGGATCGTGCTCGGCGTGGCGGCGTTCCTCGCCTACGCGAAGGCGGAGCACGTCTGGCCGTTCGGGCCGAAGGGAATTCAGGAATCGTTCGCGGGGGCGGAAGAGGGGAACGGGAAGTGA
- a CDS encoding NADPH-dependent FMN reductase, protein MNSCPLRVAVIIGSTREGRVGDAVGKWFTDRADDRDDLVTEVLDLIDFTMPAELPEQPTPEMKRFARLVDEAEAFVVVTPEYNRSFPASLKQAIDTAYDEWRAKPVGFVSYGYRSQGLYAVEQLRSIFTELHTVTMRDTVAFNLLDGTPADVDGQGQAVTTLLDELVWWGLALREARAARPYVC, encoded by the coding sequence ATGAACAGCTGTCCGCTACGGGTCGCGGTGATCATCGGCAGCACCCGCGAAGGGCGGGTGGGGGACGCCGTCGGCAAGTGGTTCACCGACCGCGCGGACGACCGGGACGACCTCGTCACCGAAGTGCTCGACCTGATCGACTTCACCATGCCCGCCGAGCTGCCGGAGCAGCCGACGCCCGAGATGAAGCGGTTCGCGAGGCTGGTCGACGAGGCGGAGGCGTTCGTCGTCGTCACCCCCGAGTACAACCGCAGTTTCCCGGCGTCGCTCAAGCAGGCGATCGACACCGCCTACGACGAGTGGCGTGCGAAGCCGGTCGGCTTCGTCTCCTACGGCTACCGGTCGCAGGGTCTCTACGCCGTCGAACAGCTGCGCTCGATCTTCACCGAGCTGCACACGGTGACCATGCGGGACACCGTCGCCTTCAACCTCCTCGACGGCACCCCCGCCGATGTCGACGGGCAGGGACAGGCCGTGACCACCCTGCTCGACGAGCTCGTCTGGTGGGGCCTCGCCCTGCGCGAAGCGCGTGCCGCGCGTCCCTACGTCTGCTGA
- a CDS encoding ROK family protein, whose amino-acid sequence MTGEELILGIDFGGTKVAIGLADRAGSLLVTRRLDTDAQAGAEQVVSRALAAARKLLADEGAADDLAAIGVVSPGIVLEDRILLAPNVPGWEELRLRELVADEFGGVGIEVGTDAKAAALAEWRWGALADTDPAVFLSLGTGIAAAVLVGGRLLAGANGAAGEIGYNLLSPQDTDGFASGAAPLEEAVGGRGLGGRASVLLGRPVTAGELFGLARENAQAKDLVGAALDELSMHVANLAIALDPQRIAVGGGLVRSADILLPALRERLAGAVPFPPELVSAKFDQDASLLGAIAIALDA is encoded by the coding sequence GTGACGGGGGAAGAACTGATCCTGGGGATCGACTTCGGCGGGACGAAGGTCGCGATCGGGCTGGCGGACAGAGCCGGGAGCCTGCTGGTCACCCGGCGGCTCGACACCGACGCGCAAGCGGGCGCCGAACAGGTGGTGAGCCGCGCGCTCGCCGCGGCACGGAAACTGCTCGCCGACGAAGGCGCCGCCGACGACCTTGCCGCGATCGGCGTCGTCAGCCCCGGCATCGTGCTGGAAGACCGCATCCTGCTGGCCCCCAACGTGCCGGGCTGGGAGGAACTGCGGCTGCGCGAACTCGTCGCCGACGAGTTCGGCGGCGTCGGAATCGAGGTGGGCACCGACGCCAAGGCGGCGGCGCTCGCGGAATGGCGATGGGGGGCGCTGGCGGACACCGATCCGGCGGTGTTCCTCTCGCTGGGGACCGGGATCGCCGCGGCGGTCCTGGTCGGCGGCCGGCTGCTGGCCGGCGCGAATGGCGCTGCGGGAGAGATCGGGTACAACCTCCTCTCACCGCAGGACACCGACGGGTTCGCCAGCGGAGCGGCGCCGCTGGAAGAGGCCGTCGGTGGGCGTGGGCTGGGCGGCCGGGCGAGTGTGCTGCTCGGCCGCCCGGTAACCGCGGGCGAGCTGTTCGGCCTCGCCAGGGAGAACGCGCAGGCCAAGGACCTGGTGGGCGCGGCACTCGACGAACTGTCGATGCACGTCGCGAACCTCGCCATCGCGCTCGACCCGCAGCGCATCGCCGTCGGCGGGGGACTGGTGCGCTCGGCCGACATCCTGCTGCCCGCGCTGCGTGAGCGGCTGGCCGGAGCCGTGCCGTTCCCGCCGGAGCTGGTGTCGGCGAAGTTCGACCAGGACGCGTCCCTGCTGGGCGCGATCGCGATCGCGCTGGACGCGTAG
- a CDS encoding J domain-containing protein has translation MPAVDYYEVLGVGKAASVNEIKTAYRRLAKSHHPDAGGSALTFQLVREAYDTLSDPMRRAGYDAGGRSVRAPIRPRPRRRFGEEPGYEPEPVVIDPDDLEWWEFAAQDGRVRHGRRRGPGHTPVVAAVGGMVLVLLPVLTGVGFSAPTLIIWLILTAGTALLVQRLARGYLAASRAKTRFAAEFGGKRVFGTPGTESDELAERLTADLLERYLTRLPGARIFHGLSWPDSVFADVDHAVLCGKRLVLIESKLWLPGHYETDDDDRLLRNGRAFRGGGSRLTESLAEYRRLLPGVTMRGAMIVYPSRTGEITTDLDDPSPAPPMTPEQFLHEIGGWLAAEPSTVDSATMRVVRSRVVGSAA, from the coding sequence GTGCCAGCTGTCGACTACTACGAAGTGCTCGGCGTGGGCAAGGCCGCCTCGGTCAACGAGATCAAGACCGCGTACCGGCGGCTGGCGAAGTCGCATCACCCGGACGCCGGGGGCTCCGCGCTCACGTTCCAGCTGGTCCGCGAGGCCTACGACACACTCAGCGATCCGATGCGGCGCGCGGGCTACGACGCGGGCGGACGCTCCGTGCGCGCGCCGATCCGGCCGCGGCCGAGACGTCGCTTCGGCGAGGAACCGGGCTACGAGCCCGAGCCGGTCGTGATCGATCCGGACGACCTCGAATGGTGGGAGTTCGCCGCGCAGGACGGGCGCGTGCGGCACGGGCGGCGGCGCGGTCCAGGGCACACCCCGGTCGTGGCCGCGGTCGGCGGGATGGTGCTGGTCCTGCTGCCGGTGCTGACCGGCGTCGGCTTCTCGGCACCCACGCTGATCATCTGGCTGATCCTGACCGCCGGAACGGCCCTGCTGGTGCAACGGCTCGCGCGCGGTTACCTCGCCGCTTCCCGCGCCAAGACCCGGTTCGCCGCCGAATTCGGCGGGAAACGCGTGTTCGGCACGCCCGGCACCGAGAGCGACGAACTCGCCGAGCGGCTCACCGCCGACCTGCTTGAGCGGTATCTGACCCGGCTGCCCGGCGCGCGGATCTTCCACGGCCTCTCGTGGCCGGACTCGGTGTTCGCCGACGTCGACCACGCGGTGCTGTGCGGGAAACGGCTCGTGCTCATCGAATCGAAGCTGTGGCTGCCGGGACATTACGAAACCGACGACGACGACCGCCTGCTGCGCAACGGCCGCGCCTTCCGCGGCGGCGGGAGCAGGCTCACCGAGAGCCTCGCCGAGTACCGGCGGCTTCTGCCGGGGGTCACGATGCGCGGGGCGATGATCGTGTACCCGAGCCGGACCGGCGAGATCACCACGGACCTCGATGATCCCTCCCCCGCGCCGCCGATGACGCCGGAGCAGTTCCTGCACGAGATCGGCGGCTGGCTGGCGGCGGAGCCGTCCACTGTGGACTCGGCGACGATGCGGGTGGTGCGGAGCCGGGTCGTCGGCAGCGCTGCCTGA
- a CDS encoding alpha/beta hydrolase family protein, translating into MWRNEVRLRCVLDIVEIDNARGRNAVGAPITGTAAGVPFTVLPPSAEVSGPAPVVVAWHMIDAPRTDAAFAAALPLAGVPAWRVYLGMPLCGARMVDGSMDAIVERARRDAVLAYADPFVRQAALEFPAALAELRERFGFDTARMAVAGGSLGGAVALTILATREIPVLAAALINPAVRARSLVSAVESMLEQSYPWTDEANQAADHLDFVARSGEIADREKQVPLLVVSGEDDLPAFHADAGDLVDALRGQYSVPGDLLLTRVPGLAHPLAEEPGIDPAPQLPIAKQVDDVVTEWLVRHLG; encoded by the coding sequence TTGTGGCGGAACGAGGTCCGCCTCCGCTGCGTCCTGGATATCGTGGAGATCGACAACGCACGGGGAAGGAACGCGGTGGGAGCACCGATCACGGGTACGGCCGCGGGGGTACCGTTCACCGTCTTGCCGCCATCGGCCGAGGTCAGCGGCCCCGCACCGGTGGTCGTCGCGTGGCACATGATCGACGCGCCCCGCACTGACGCCGCCTTCGCGGCCGCGTTGCCGCTGGCGGGGGTGCCGGCGTGGCGCGTGTACCTCGGAATGCCGTTGTGCGGCGCGAGAATGGTCGACGGCAGCATGGACGCCATCGTCGAGCGGGCCCGCCGTGACGCGGTGCTCGCGTACGCCGACCCGTTCGTCCGGCAGGCGGCGCTGGAATTCCCTGCCGCACTGGCTGAACTGCGGGAACGCTTCGGTTTCGACACCGCCCGCATGGCCGTCGCCGGGGGTTCCCTCGGCGGTGCCGTCGCGTTGACGATCCTGGCCACCAGGGAGATCCCGGTGCTGGCCGCGGCGCTGATCAACCCGGCCGTGCGAGCGCGTTCGCTGGTCAGTGCGGTGGAAAGCATGCTGGAGCAGTCCTATCCGTGGACCGATGAAGCGAATCAGGCGGCGGATCACCTCGACTTCGTCGCACGATCGGGTGAAATCGCGGACAGGGAAAAGCAGGTCCCGTTGCTGGTGGTCAGCGGCGAAGACGATTTGCCCGCGTTCCACGCCGATGCCGGTGACCTCGTCGACGCGTTGCGCGGCCAGTACTCCGTGCCCGGCGACCTCCTGCTGACCAGGGTGCCCGGTCTCGCGCATCCTCTGGCCGAAGAGCCGGGCATCGACCCGGCGCCGCAGCTGCCGATCGCGAAGCAGGTCGACGACGTGGTCACGGAATGGCTGGTGCGGCACCTGGGCTAG